The DNA segment CCAGCCTCTAAAGCCCGGATACAATCCTCCGGATCAGCATAGGCAGTTAAAGCCACTGCGGGGACTCTTCCACCTTGATCTTTTGTTAACGCCCGAATTTTGCGAATTAAGCTGTAGCCATCTTCTTCAGGCATAGCAATATCGCAGATACAGACATCAGGCTGCAACTCAGGTAGAATATCCAGTGCCGCGGCGGCTGACTCAACTGTTGTCACATTGGCACCATCGGCTGCCAAGACTGTAGTAATATAAAACCGACTATCTTCATCATCATCCACTACAAGAATCTTGAAGCCAGCCAGAGCCAGAGGATCTGGGATAATTTCTTTCATTACGTTAGGAAAGTAAGAATTATTTGTAACTGATTGCTTGTTTTTGTCCTACACACCATACCATTGGCAATTTTACTGCGATCGCGTCATTTTTTTACCCCCAAAAATTTTTTCTCTTAGCTAATCCCTGACAAGCAATTTTGCTGAAAATTTTTGGTCACTTATCATACAAAAACACTGGCATATCCATGTTTTTTAGCAAATGTAATATTACTTAATATTATTTCAATTTTATTTACACCCCGTTAAATAGGCATTTAGGCGAAAATACAGCAATTTTAAATCAATTGTGAACTGCTCCTACAGATAATCATAAGTCGATAGTATGAATCGAATTAATTATGCCTGTACTGTAGTTATGCTGGAAATGAACACTATTTAACTACTCAGGGTGTTTTACAAACTCAAAAAGATTGCTGCGTCAAAATATTAGAGGATGTCTCCAGACTACTTGTAATCACCAGGACTTAAACGTGAGTACTAACGATATTACCAACCTTGTCCAAATAGATATCAGCAACTGTAATAAAGAGCCAATTCATATTCCTGGCTTTATTCAGCCTCATGGAGTGCTTTTTGCCTTAAAAGAACCAGATTTAACTATCCTACAAGTCAGCGATAATACATTCAATTTATTGGGTTTGCATCCTGAAGAATTACTAAATAAAAATTTAAACATTTTACTGGAATTAGAGCAAATTAATTTGCTAAAAGATTCTTTAAATCCTGACGATTTATTAATTGGCAATCCCATCGAATTGACTATAAAATCTGATAGCCACTCTCTGCATTTTGATGGTATTCTTCATCGTTCTGACGGAAGTTTAATTTTAGAGCTAGAACCGACAAATTCAGAAAAAGGCAATGCATTTTTTAGATTTTACCATTTAGTAAAAATAGCAATGACTAAGCTACAATCTGCATCCACTTTAGCAGAAATTAGTCAGATTCTTGTCAAAGAAGTTAAAAACATTACTGGATTTGATCGAGTAATGCTCTATCGATTTGATGAAAATTGGCATGGTACAGTTATTGCGGAAGAAAAACCAGAATATCTAACACCTTATTTAGGTTTACGTTATCCGGCTTCTGATATTCCCACCCAAGCTAGAAAACTCTACAGCACAAACTGGCTGAGACTAATACCAAATCTAGACTATCAGCCTGCGGCAATTTTGCCAACCAATAATCCTTTAACTGATGAACCTTTAGATTTAAGCAAGTCAGTGTTACGCAGTGTCTCGCCTTTACACATTGAGTATATGCACAATATGGGCGTGACTGCATCAATGTCAATTTCCATTATGAAAGATGGTCACCTGTGGGGACTAATTGCTTGTCATCATCAAGCACCTAAATATATTCCCTATGAAATTCGTCACGCCTGTGAATTTTTAGGGCAAATGACATCTTTAGAAATGGCGGCTAAAGAAGATAGTGAAGATGTGGAATATAAGATGCAGGTAAAATCTTGGCATTCCAAGTTAGTGGAGTATATGTCATTAGAAAATAACTTCATTGACGGTTTAATTAACAATCAGCCAAATATCCTCAATCTGGTGAATGCTCAAGGAGCAGCTATCTGTTTTCATGGCAACTATTCCACAGTTGGTAAAACTCCTGAACAGCAGGATATTGAAAATTTAGTGGAATGGATAAATCAAAATCAGCAAGAGGAGATTTTCTACACTGATTCATTAGCTCAAGTTTACCCACAGGCAGAAAAATTGCGGGCTGTTGCTAGCGGTTTGATGGCACTTTCCATTTCCAAAAGTCAAAAAAACTATGTTTTATGGTTTCGCCCAGAGGTAGTGCGAACTGTCGATTGGGGAGGTAACCCCAATAAACCTGTAGAAGTGAAACAAAATGGCAGTATACACCTATCACCCCGCAAATCTTTTGAATTATGGCAAGAAACTGTACTATTAAAATCACTGCCTTGGAAATCTTATGAAGTGAATGCAGCCCTAGAGTTGAGAAGTGCAATTATTGGCATGGTGTTGCGGAAAGCCGATGAATTAGCACAGCTAAACATTGAACTAGAACGCAGTAATAACGAATTAGATGCCTTTGCTTATATTGCTTCTCATGATTTAAAAGAACCACTGCGCGGTATTCACAATTACTCTAACTTCTTAATTGAAGATTACGGTGAGACTATCAACGAAGAAGGAAAGAAAAAATTAAAAACATTGATTCGTCTCACCCAGCGAATGGAAGATTTAATTGATTCGCTGCTGCATTTTTCTCGCTTGGGAAGAGTTGATCTTTCCATGCAGCCAACAGACCTCAATCATGTGGTGCATAGCAGTTTAGACTTATTGAGCGCTCGCATTGATGAGATGAAGGTAGATATTCAAATTCCTAGACCGCTACCAACAGTGTATTGCGATCGCATCCAAGTAGGAGAAGTTTTTAATAATTTAATTACCAACTCAATTAAATACAACGATAAAGCCGAAAAATGGATTGAAATTGGTTATATTGATGAGCCACCATTACCAATTACATTCTACGTGCGAGATAATGGTATCGGTATTCGAGATAAACACTTTGAGGCAATTTTTCGGATTTTTAAAAGACTGCACGGACCGAGCAAATATGGCGGAGGTACTGGGGCGGGGTTGACTATAGCCAAAAAAATAGTAGAACGTCATGGCGGAAAAATTTGGGTAGATTCAACCTACGGTGAAGGTAGCACATTTTATTTTACATTACAGGGAGTTAAATAAACCCATGATTGGTAATTTTTCAAGACCTTTACTAGTAATTGAAGATAGCGACGAAGACTTTGAAGCTTTGTGTCGCATCATGGAAAAACAATCTGTTGCCAATCCGGTATTTCGCTGTAGCGATGGTGATGAAGCCCTAGACTTTATTTACCATACTGGGACTTACAATAATTGCCAAAAATTTCCTCGTCCAGCGATTATTTTACTCGACCTAAATTTGCCAGGAACTGATGGGAGAGAAGTTTTAGAGCAAATCAAGCAGGATGAAGATATTAGATATATTCCTGTAGTTGTGTTTACTACATCATCTAATCCTAAAGATATAGAAATATGTTACAGATATTGCGTTGCTAGTTATATGTTGAAACCAATTGATATTAATAGATTAGTGGAGACTATTCAAAGTTTCATCACTTATTGGTTAGATATCGTAATCCTCCCTGATGCTGTTAACAACTAGTTATGGCGCAACTGCTAACTGTTTTAATTGTCGATGATTCTCCGGAAGACCGCCAGGCTTATCGTCGTTATCTGCTGCAAGACCAGGAATACAGTTATACAATTCTCGAAGAAGAATCGGGAGAAGGAGCGTTGACATTATGTGAACAGTTTCAGCCTGATGCTATTTTATTAGACTTCTTACTGCCAGACTTGGATGGTTTGGAATTTATGGCGGAATTAAAACAGCAATCACAGCAAACCATCCCAGCCGTGATTATGTTAACTGGTTATGGTAACGAAGCTGTGGCAGTACAGGCAATGAAAAGCGGTGTTCAAGACTATTTAGTAAAAGGACAAACCACTGGGGAGTATTTGCGCTCAACTATTCACTCGGCAATTAAAAATGCTCAACTCAGTCAAGAGTTGCAACGCAGTGAAGAACGTTTCCGCACCTCTGTGGAGAATATGCTGGATTGTTTTGGCATTTTTTCGGCTGTGCGTCATCAGTCCGGCCAAATCCTCCAGTTTCGGGTGGATTATATGAACGCCGCAGCTGATGAATTTAGCCTGATGACTTCAGGAGAACAGGGCGAATATCTGTGCAAAATCCTGCTGAATATGCGAGAAAATGGTTTATTTGAAGAATGTTGCCAAGTTATAAAAACGGGTCAGCCTTTAGTTAAAGAATCAGTTGTTTACACTTCCTTGAATAGTAAACAGCAATCAACCAGAGTAATTGATATTCGCATCACCAAAATGGGGGATGGCTTCGTTGCTGCTTGGCGAGATGTGACCGAAAAAAAATGGGCGGAAGCAAAATTACGAGAAAGTCAGCAGTTCATCGCCCGCATTGCTGATACTACACCGGGAATTTTGTACGTTTATGATTTACTCGAACAGCAGAATGTCTATACCAATAGTCAGGTAATTAACTTACTTGGTTATACTTGCCAACAAATTCAAGGTGTGGGTTCTGAGTTTTTGTCATCTCTAATGCATCCTGAAGATTGGGCGCGATTTATTGAACATCTGCAACTGATTAATGCGGCTGATGATGGTGACATTTTGGAATTTGAATATCGGATGCGACACGCCAATGGCGAATGGCTGTGGTTTTTTAGTCGCGATACTGTATTCAACCGAAATGTTGATGGTTCGCCGCGTCAGATTGTGGGTACTGCTTTTGATATAAGTGCGCGTAAGCAAGTAGAGGAACAGCTACGTTTAAGCAACGAGCGTTTCCATCTAGCAGCAGCAGCAGTAAATTGTCTAATTTATGACCGGGATATTAAAAACAATACTGTGACCAGAACTGAGGGGTTAACCCAGATTTTGGGCTACTCTTTAGAAGAAGCCGATGCCAGGCCTGAATGGTGGATAGAGAAGATTCATCCCGAAGATAGTGAAATACTAAACAACCAGTTTACAGATGTTTTTGACTGTAAAAATTATTATACTATTGAGTATAGGATACTTCATAAAGACCAACGATATCGGTATGTATTAGATCAGGGAATTATTGTACGAGATACTCATGGTCAGA comes from the Nodularia sp. NIES-3585 genome and includes:
- a CDS encoding response regulator, which codes for MIGNFSRPLLVIEDSDEDFEALCRIMEKQSVANPVFRCSDGDEALDFIYHTGTYNNCQKFPRPAIILLDLNLPGTDGREVLEQIKQDEDIRYIPVVVFTTSSNPKDIEICYRYCVASYMLKPIDINRLVETIQSFITYWLDIVILPDAVNN
- a CDS encoding response regulator — protein: MKEIIPDPLALAGFKILVVDDDEDSRFYITTVLAADGANVTTVESAAAALDILPELQPDVCICDIAMPEEDGYSLIRKIRALTKDQGGRVPAVALTAYADPEDCIRALEAGFEIHVAKPVDPEELVVTVANLVNFVNSNHPFKS
- a CDS encoding ATP-binding protein; protein product: MSTNDITNLVQIDISNCNKEPIHIPGFIQPHGVLFALKEPDLTILQVSDNTFNLLGLHPEELLNKNLNILLELEQINLLKDSLNPDDLLIGNPIELTIKSDSHSLHFDGILHRSDGSLILELEPTNSEKGNAFFRFYHLVKIAMTKLQSASTLAEISQILVKEVKNITGFDRVMLYRFDENWHGTVIAEEKPEYLTPYLGLRYPASDIPTQARKLYSTNWLRLIPNLDYQPAAILPTNNPLTDEPLDLSKSVLRSVSPLHIEYMHNMGVTASMSISIMKDGHLWGLIACHHQAPKYIPYEIRHACEFLGQMTSLEMAAKEDSEDVEYKMQVKSWHSKLVEYMSLENNFIDGLINNQPNILNLVNAQGAAICFHGNYSTVGKTPEQQDIENLVEWINQNQQEEIFYTDSLAQVYPQAEKLRAVASGLMALSISKSQKNYVLWFRPEVVRTVDWGGNPNKPVEVKQNGSIHLSPRKSFELWQETVLLKSLPWKSYEVNAALELRSAIIGMVLRKADELAQLNIELERSNNELDAFAYIASHDLKEPLRGIHNYSNFLIEDYGETINEEGKKKLKTLIRLTQRMEDLIDSLLHFSRLGRVDLSMQPTDLNHVVHSSLDLLSARIDEMKVDIQIPRPLPTVYCDRIQVGEVFNNLITNSIKYNDKAEKWIEIGYIDEPPLPITFYVRDNGIGIRDKHFEAIFRIFKRLHGPSKYGGGTGAGLTIAKKIVERHGGKIWVDSTYGEGSTFYFTLQGVK
- a CDS encoding PAS domain-containing protein, whose product is MAQLLTVLIVDDSPEDRQAYRRYLLQDQEYSYTILEEESGEGALTLCEQFQPDAILLDFLLPDLDGLEFMAELKQQSQQTIPAVIMLTGYGNEAVAVQAMKSGVQDYLVKGQTTGEYLRSTIHSAIKNAQLSQELQRSEERFRTSVENMLDCFGIFSAVRHQSGQILQFRVDYMNAAADEFSLMTSGEQGEYLCKILLNMRENGLFEECCQVIKTGQPLVKESVVYTSLNSKQQSTRVIDIRITKMGDGFVAAWRDVTEKKWAEAKLRESQQFIARIADTTPGILYVYDLLEQQNVYTNSQVINLLGYTCQQIQGVGSEFLSSLMHPEDWARFIEHLQLINAADDGDILEFEYRMRHANGEWLWFFSRDTVFNRNVDGSPRQIVGTAFDISARKQVEEQLRLSNERFHLAAAAVNCLIYDRDIKNNTVTRTEGLTQILGYSLEEADARPEWWIEKIHPEDSEILNNQFTDVFDCKNYYTIEYRILHKDQRYRYVLDQGIIVRDTHGQIIRTVGSVTDISERKQVETALRESEERYRYLSNAIPQLVWICNVGGEYDHVNQRWCEFTGQSVEEAMGVGWTKVIHPDDIPLAIQAWMKALQTGEPYEQEMRYKRFDGSYRWHLARGVPMKNQQGQIMQWFGTSTDIDRRKQLEAERDRLLQLEQEARSTAEKANQTKDEFVAMVSHDLRSPLNAILGWAKLLRTRQLEPETVTNALETIERNAQSQAKLLEDLLNMSRILRGQLQLEVRPVNLVNIVKASVETAYPSANAKGIDLESIIDETIPPIVGDTNRLLQVLGNLLSNAIKFTPSGGRVEVRLAKGDNSSILIQTSDTGLGIKPEFLPHVFERYRQADCTSRHSGLGLGLAIARHLVELHGGTIQAHSQGEGLGSTFTITLPV